The genomic interval CTGCGGGCCGGTTATAAAAGGTACAGTTGTTGCAGATTCTGCTGAAAAACTAATGCGCTCACGTTACAGCGCTTACGTTATGGCAGCCACTGACTATCTGATAGCTACAACACATATTTCAAAAAGAGCGGATTTATCTAAAACTGATATAGAACATTGGGCAAAATCAAATAACTGGCAACAGTTGGAAATTATCAGCATTGATACTTATACCGTTGAATTCAAAGCTTATTTCAGGGACAGGAATGGTAAAAAACAGGTTCACCATGAAAAATCATCGTTTGTATTTGAAAATAATCATTGGTTTTATTTGGATGGTATATTTAATGTTTAATGAGGAATCCGCCTATTCTGCATTAAAAAGAACGAATGGTAAGCCATTGTATACTATCTAAAAATTGACCTGTATTCAATTCAAAAGTTATTAAAAATTTAAAATATTGCCAGCTACCGTTATGGAAGAACCATTCATTATTGATGTTAATTATGGAGGAAAAGAACTTGAATTTGAAGGCCAGCTCCATATCTCAGGCTATCAGCATAAGATCGAAATTATTGTGAATGAGATTCCGGTTTTCTTTGAACCTGACGAAGAGCGGAATTACAGGGCACTGGTCAGTATGGAACAAATGCAGCACCACAAACATATGAGTCAGGATTTATTACAGGCCATTGCCCATCGTTTGGACTCCTTATTAACCTAATCCGTTGGGATGGCATAAAGCCGGATCAATTAAAAGAATCCGGCATGATACAAATAATAGTCCCGGATAAAATCAATTTCAAATTATCATCACGCCAACATTAATTTTACGACGATGATTAATCGTCAATTAGAAAAACATTAAAATTCAAAGAATATTACCAATCATTCAGCTGATACCAAAATCATATTTAAACTGCTGTTCAACTGAAAGTTAATAAAAAATAAGTCTTTAAATATTATCGCTTGTTTTTCGTTAGAAACACGAACATAAACTATACAGGAAGCAATGGAGTTATATTTTTATGGTTGAAGATTAATCTTTTATTAAAAATAAAAATTAATTTTTAATGACTCTATTTGTTAACAATTTACAGAAAAAGTTTATCTGATTACATATTTTTTATCTAATAATGTATCTTTTTAAAACATCATTTTAATAAGTAGTCAAATTCATTACTTTTGCATGAAGAGATAACAAAACACAATAAATTATTTATGAAAGGCAAAGCAATTAAGTTCTTTTCTCCGGAAGAGAATATTCCAGTCACGAAAAAAGCAAAACCAAAACAACAACTTACCGGTTATATTTCAGGATTAGGGAAACTGGTTCTTCCTGCAAAAACACTTGAAGAACTTGGCATTGAAGCGGAAACCACGGGATTTAAAATAGGAACACAGGAAGGTAAAAGAACACTTAAATTTCTTTACCTGATTCCATCAACTGATCAGGATGGAACTTTTTCTTTGGTAAAAACCGGAAAAGGATATGCTATTCCTATGGAAATTATTCTTAAAAAAGGTGGAATTGATTACGAAAATATAAAATACTCTTTTACTGTTACTCCTTTTAACTATGAAGAAGGAGTAGTAGGTTATGAACTGGCAATTTTAAGTTCTGAACCAAAGAAAGAATATACAGGTAAACCGCGCGGCCGGAAACGCAATACTGAAACCGTTTCTGAATAAGTAAAAAAGCAACTGAAAGCCGTAAATGACTTTCAGTTGCTTTCTAAATAAATTGTAATCCATTACAATTCTGCAATTAATTATTCAATCCTCTGCCCGTTTTGTGCTGTAATTCATCTATACGTTTCGAGGCTTCCAGCTTTGCTCAGCGTTTCGTCAAATTCCTCATTTGCTTCATCCGAAAGTGTTTTTAGGTAGGACTGTTGAGCGCCTGTCATTGGCTCATTACCGGTAGTCCACTCATCCGGATCTTTGATCGTATTTGAACCCGTAATTTCCTGATTTTCGTTCAATGGCTTTCCATTCTCATCAAACGATTCTTCTTTATTATTTGCCATTTCGTTTATTTTTATTTTAACGAAACTGATAAAAAACCAGGCCAGTAATACTGGAATAAATTTATTTTAATCATAACCTGAATTATAGGGCTATCTATACCTGAAAATCATTGTAGTTATGTGTAAAATCCTGGGGTAAATTTTGTTTGACCGGCAAAATAACAGAAAAAACAGTGCCGCTGCCAGGCTCCGAATGTGCAGTAATATTCCCACCATGGTTACGTATGATCTTGCGGCAATAAGCCAGTCCAATGCCACCTCCATTCGGGATTTGGTTATAAGGCAGCTGAGAAAAGATATCAAAGATTTTCTCTAAACTTGATTTCTCAATTCCTATACCATTGTCCTGTAATTGAATCTCGACAAACCTGGAATCTGTATTTCCAGACAACCTCGCACCAGTTTGACCCTGATCACTTTCTGCAAAAGAAATACGGATCACCGGCGTCACATCTTTTTTGAAAAGCGGATTGCATTATTGATCAGATGGTAAAAGAGCTGCTCCATTTGCAAAGGAATTGCATTTATAAATGGTAAGGAATCGGTTTCAACCACTGCATTTTTTGCTTTTAATTCCTGGTTTAACTGCTTGCGGACATCAGCTACTACTTTATTAAGGTCAACAGTTTCAAAGACGAACTCATTATTCAAATCAGAAAATTCTGACAAATCCCTGATCATCATTGAGAATTTTTGCGCACTTGAATTTATTTTAAAAGCAAGGTCCCTGGCTTTTTCAACATCCCTGTTCTCTGTGGATTTGACCAGCATATCGCTGAATATCCTGATTTTTCGAAGCGGTTCCTGTAAATTATGATTGGAAATATACTGGTACTGCCGGTTTTCGTCCTTAGATTCAGTCAGTTGCCTGTTCAGATCCTTTACCACTAAATTGCTCCGTTCTATAATATGTATACTTTGCAAGTGGAACGAGATCAGGTCAGCAAATATGTTGAACATACCAATCGTTTTTGTATTCTTCAGCAATGCCGGTTTGGGATCAATAGCACAAAGCGTACCAAAAACTCTCCGCTTTTAAGTATAATAGGAACGGAAATATAACTTTGAAAACCGTATAAAATGGGTGTAGGATGGTTGTGGTAATAATCGTCCTCATCAACGTGATCAATAATAACTGCTTCACGCACATTTCGTATATCGTTACAGATCGTTGTTTTAATGTCTAATTCCCCACCAGCTTCCAGGCCAAAATTAATTTCATCCCTGACGCTGCACGCAATCCATCGCTCCTCCGTTACGCGTGCAATAGCGGCAAAACCCATACCGGTTGTACGGCAAATTACTTCCAGCATGTTCGAAACAATAGGAATTTGTTTTATTTTTTCAATATCCGCAAATAACTCGGCGTCGGTATATTTCATTTTTTGTAATTGTAGGAACGGCTTATTCAAAGTTAAATATAATGGCCAGATTAATTGATTTTAATTTCAGCCAACTTCATATAAGTTTGTCAATTTTCCTTTGGATAATGTTCTTGTCCGTTTGTGTTTTTGCGATTAAAAACGCCTTCTGAAAATTAATTTTTGCTTTTTCAATATTAATATCTGTATATAATTCACCGAGCAGCGTGAAATAGAAATGATTATCTTTTAAATTTAATTTTTCAGCTTCTATAATTGCCACAGTTTTCCCATTTGTCTTTGACAGCGCATAAGTACGGTTTAAGGCGGCAATGGGTGAATACTGCATTTGCAATAGTTTATTATATAGCTGTAAAATATTCTCCCATTTTTGTTTCGTATTTGTTTTGTTGGTGTACCAAAAGGCAATTCCTGCTTCAAGATGATACTTTGAAATTATATTTCCCTGAGATGCCTCTCTGAAATAATACATTCCTTTTGTGATCAGTTCCTGGTTCCAAAGCGTTTCATCCTGATCCTCGTATAAAATCATTTCACCATTTTCATCTTTTCTTGCCTCGAAGCGGGAAGCGTGAAAACACATTAAAGCAAGTAAAGCATTTACTGCGGGCTGGTTCGTTTGCGGGTTGTCTGTCAATAAATAAGCAAGACGCATAGCTTCCAGGCAAAGTTCATTTCTTAGTACAACATCCTTACTTTCAGAATAATACCCTTCGTTAAAAAGAAGGTATAAAGTTGTTAAAACCGTTTCCAATCGCTTATTTATTTCAGTTTCCGATGGAAATTCAATCAATACTTTTTCCGTTCTTAGTTTTTCTTTTGCCCTGAAAAGCCGCTTATTGATCGTTTCTTTATTAGTCAGAAAAGCATCCGCAATTTCATCAATTCCAAATCCGCAAAGAATCCGGAGAGACAAACTGATCTGGGCCTCAGTTGAAAGTGAAGGATGGCAAAGAGCAAATAACATCTGTAATTGGCTGTCAGTGATATTTTTCTCGGATAAATCTATCTCAGTATCTTCTGCTTTCGGGATCTGACTGTTGATTTCTTCCAGAATATTTTCAGTAAAAATCCGATGCCGGTTAAGGTAATTTTTAGCCTTGTTTTTCGCAACAGAATAAAGCCAGGCAACCGGATTTTCGGGCAGACCTTTATAAGGCCAGGTTTCCATTGCTGATAAAAAAGTATCACTGGCAATGTCTTCCGCAATTTCAATATGGGCTATGCCAAAATGCCTGCAGAGTACAGCTGTAATTTTTCTGAATTCTGTTCTGAATAAATGAGGTATTAACTCCTGCTGTTTCATAAAAAGCTGCCCCTGCTGGTTGCAGAGGCAGTGATAATTTCTTATTGAACACCGGTTTCCCTTGAAATTTTTCGCACCTCGACACTATTTCCGTCACCCTGCAAAACAGGACTTCCTTTGGCAAACTCAACGGCCTCGTCCACAGAACTGGCTTTTACAATAATATACCCGCCAATTGTTTCTTTGATATCACCAAAAGGCCCGTTGGTCACAACATTATTGTACCTCACAACGCGGCTATCTTCAAAAGGCAGGCCGGTACCAGAAACAAATTTGTTTTGGGCCGCGATGCCACCAATCCAATCCATCGTTTGTTTCATCCAGATCTGTATTTGTTCCGGCGACGCTACTTTCTGTCCATCTTCGTGCCTGAAAATCAACATGTACTCTTCCATTTTGTTAAAGTTTAAAGGTGTATAATATTTGAATTACATACCTATATCAAATGAAATTACAGAAATGGGACATCGTTTTGAAAAAAAATTCCTAATAAGTGCATTCATTCAAAATTTGTTCGTTTTTACTCAAAAACCGTCTTCTCCTCCAAATGCTTCTCCGCCTCGTCCCGCGTGAACCAAACATCCCGCATTTTCTTTTCTGAAAGCAATTGAAGCTGATCACTCCGGTGTTTGGATCCTGGCTGCGTTGCGTTGCCATAACTGGTTAATACTTTCGCTTTTAGTGGTTTAGAAAATTCAATTGCAGCAACATACGTATCACCATGTGCGGGATAATATTTCCCATCAACTGGTGCTCCCAATGTCATCGTCCTGAAAACACCCATCGGGCCAGGTCCGCCATTCCCGGGAAGATCAAGATCTGCTATTTTAAAACGAAATATGTCACCCCAGGCAACATCCAGTTTTCCGTAATTGGCTTTTACCTCTTTGGCCGCTTCCAGCAGCGACTTCACAGCTGCTTTCGTATCAGCTAAACCGTTCGGAGTATTAACCGGATCGTTTAGATCCCAAGGATTTAAAAATAATTTGGATGCAGTTCCCAATGTGCCAAGTTTTGCTGTCCCTCCTACCCAATTCCTTACAAACCTGTCAAATAAAAATGCTCCTTTACTATCACTATTTGTATTATGATCCCAGCCAGCCAATACACTTGCCGCCTCCTTCGCTTCCGGGCTTCCGTCTGCCTCCGCTGCTGCTATCAAATCACTGGCGATCCGGTCGGCCAGTTCCATTCTGGTTGAGAGTTTCAGCTGAACAAAATCGTCTAATGTAATCTTGGAAGGATTGCTTAACATTCGAACAGAACTTTGAGTCCTGAATGACATATTGGGTTCAGGAGCTATATAAGATGGAAAATCTTTGTAGTTATTTACCATTGGAATTGTAGCAGTCCATGGCGGTTCGTTGGTATTTTGCAACCAGCCTGTTTTAGGGTTCGTGACTTTAGGTAAATCTTTATAAGGATGTGTTTTGGTCCATAAAGTACCCGAAGTATCGCCCTTCACAACACCTGACCAGAATTTCCAGTCTCCCAATGGACGAACAGGAACTTCTCCGTTAAACAAATTAAAAATATTCCCCTTGTTATCTGCGTACATGAGCGTATACATGGGGATCTGCAAACGGCTTACCGCTGCCTCAAACGCCGACAGATCTTTTGCACGCGCCATATCCCAGTATTGTTCAAACATGCCCGATTGCCCTAAACCTGTCACTTTCATTGCAATGACCCTCCCGTTTTTGTCACTAACTACTGGTCCGTGAATAGAATGCCGGATTGTCATTTTTTCCTCTTTTAATGTGCCATCCGCCTGTTTGATTTTTAAAAGATGCTCCTTGCTTTCAAAAGGCTTTATCTTTCCGTCCCATTTGTACCCTCCTTCTACGGTTGTCAGCTCGTAAAAATCCTGTCCGTCGTTGGTATTCACCGTTTGCGCATAACCGCCATCTGCATTGAAAGCCATAGTCAGAACAGGAAATCCTATACGGCTGATACCATACGTATTGATACCAGGCGAAACCAGCTGTGCTTCAAAGTAAGTATACAAGTCCGTCCAGGGAAGGTGCGGATTTGTCAGCAGCAATGTGTTTCCGCTTGCCGATTTGGAAGGACCTATCGCCCAGGCATTGGAACCGTTCTTATCTCCCTGCATTTTTTCAGCAGCTGCCACCTGCCCCTGAGGAGCCAGAAATACAAAATGGGTAACACGGTGTGCATGTGATATGAGATCCGTAGCAGTTACAGGCAAAGTCAGCTTAGCATCTGCGCTGATCTTATCCGGATTCTCTCTGGCATAATCATTCACACCCCTTGCAAAGGCATCCAGGTTTTTACGCATGGCCGGCTTTTGCAGATCATACCATTTACCTGCCCTTTCGTAAATACTATTGGTGATGACCCAACGATCAGCCTGGGCATACTTTTCACCCCAGTATTCTGCACCCTTTCCACGTGCTTGTCCGTATAACTGCAATATCAGATCTCCATGATTTTTAGCCTGTGCCCAACCGTAAGCATAAAACAGGCTTTCATTATTTTTGGCATAAATATGAGGAACGCCGTACGAGTCCCACAGAATTTCAGCTTGTTTGTAAGTTGGTTTTTTCTGTGCAAAAGAGGATTCAGTTCGAAGGACTGTAAGCAAGAAAAACGAAATAATGATAAATTTTCCGGGCATGTTAAAATTGGTAATTTGGAGTGATTGAAATC from Dyadobacter sp. NIV53 carries:
- a CDS encoding YchJ family protein, producing the protein MKNCFCGSVQPFSRCCGPVIKGTVVADSAEKLMRSRYSAYVMAATDYLIATTHISKRADLSKTDIEHWAKSNNWQQLEIISIDTYTVEFKAYFRDRNGKKQVHHEKSSFVFENNHWFYLDGIFNV
- a CDS encoding DUF3072 domain-containing protein, with translation MANNKEESFDENGKPLNENQEITGSNTIKDPDEWTTGNEPMTGAQQSYLKTLSDEANEEFDETLSKAGSLETYR
- a CDS encoding ATP-binding protein translates to MTPVIRISFAESDQGQTGARLSGNTDSRFVEIQLQDNGIGIEKSSLEKIFDIFSQLPYNQIPNGGGIGLAYCRKIIRNHGGNITAHSEPGSGTVFSVILPVKQNLPQDFTHNYNDFQV
- a CDS encoding GAF domain-containing protein, which codes for MKYTDAELFADIEKIKQIPIVSNMLEVICRTTGMGFAAIARVTEERWIACSVRDEINFGLEAGGELDIKTTICNDIRNVREAVIIDHVDEDDYYHNHPTPILYGFQSYISVPIILKSGEFLVRFVLLIPNRHC
- a CDS encoding RNA polymerase sigma factor; translated protein: MKQQELIPHLFRTEFRKITAVLCRHFGIAHIEIAEDIASDTFLSAMETWPYKGLPENPVAWLYSVAKNKAKNYLNRHRIFTENILEEINSQIPKAEDTEIDLSEKNITDSQLQMLFALCHPSLSTEAQISLSLRILCGFGIDEIADAFLTNKETINKRLFRAKEKLRTEKVLIEFPSETEINKRLETVLTTLYLLFNEGYYSESKDVVLRNELCLEAMRLAYLLTDNPQTNQPAVNALLALMCFHASRFEARKDENGEMILYEDQDETLWNQELITKGMYYFREASQGNIISKYHLEAGIAFWYTNKTNTKQKWENILQLYNKLLQMQYSPIAALNRTYALSKTNGKTVAIIEAEKLNLKDNHFYFTLLGELYTDINIEKAKINFQKAFLIAKTQTDKNIIQRKIDKLI
- a CDS encoding YciI family protein, which codes for MEEYMLIFRHEDGQKVASPEQIQIWMKQTMDWIGGIAAQNKFVSGTGLPFEDSRVVRYNNVVTNGPFGDIKETIGGYIIVKASSVDEAVEFAKGSPVLQGDGNSVEVRKISRETGVQ
- a CDS encoding acylase, coding for MPGKFIIISFFLLTVLRTESSFAQKKPTYKQAEILWDSYGVPHIYAKNNESLFYAYGWAQAKNHGDLILQLYGQARGKGAEYWGEKYAQADRWVITNSIYERAGKWYDLQKPAMRKNLDAFARGVNDYARENPDKISADAKLTLPVTATDLISHAHRVTHFVFLAPQGQVAAAEKMQGDKNGSNAWAIGPSKSASGNTLLLTNPHLPWTDLYTYFEAQLVSPGINTYGISRIGFPVLTMAFNADGGYAQTVNTNDGQDFYELTTVEGGYKWDGKIKPFESKEHLLKIKQADGTLKEEKMTIRHSIHGPVVSDKNGRVIAMKVTGLGQSGMFEQYWDMARAKDLSAFEAAVSRLQIPMYTLMYADNKGNIFNLFNGEVPVRPLGDWKFWSGVVKGDTSGTLWTKTHPYKDLPKVTNPKTGWLQNTNEPPWTATIPMVNNYKDFPSYIAPEPNMSFRTQSSVRMLSNPSKITLDDFVQLKLSTRMELADRIASDLIAAAEADGSPEAKEAASVLAGWDHNTNSDSKGAFLFDRFVRNWVGGTAKLGTLGTASKLFLNPWDLNDPVNTPNGLADTKAAVKSLLEAAKEVKANYGKLDVAWGDIFRFKIADLDLPGNGGPGPMGVFRTMTLGAPVDGKYYPAHGDTYVAAIEFSKPLKAKVLTSYGNATQPGSKHRSDQLQLLSEKKMRDVWFTRDEAEKHLEEKTVFE